Proteins found in one Rhabdothermincola sediminis genomic segment:
- a CDS encoding histidine phosphatase family protein, whose translation MELLLIRHARPFRGTATEGPADPSLDPVGARQAARLSDWLAREEIDAVYSSPLARARETAAPLATRIGVDPVIEEGVAEWDRDAPAYIPLEELRATGHPWWQAMAAGDWDLLGVDPEAFGQRVVAAIDAIAARHPSQRVAVVCHGGVINFYLAEVLGLGQRLFFQPTYTSISRVLVSRAGVRSLETLNERAHLRDLA comes from the coding sequence ATGGAGCTCCTGCTCATCCGGCACGCCAGACCGTTCCGCGGCACTGCCACGGAGGGACCGGCCGACCCGTCGCTCGACCCGGTCGGGGCCCGCCAAGCAGCACGCCTGAGCGACTGGCTCGCCCGGGAGGAGATCGACGCGGTCTACAGCAGCCCGCTGGCCAGGGCCCGGGAGACGGCCGCGCCACTCGCCACTCGGATCGGCGTCGATCCTGTGATCGAAGAGGGGGTGGCGGAATGGGATCGTGACGCGCCGGCCTACATCCCCCTCGAGGAGCTACGAGCGACCGGACACCCCTGGTGGCAGGCGATGGCCGCTGGCGACTGGGACCTGCTCGGGGTCGACCCGGAGGCGTTCGGGCAGCGGGTCGTCGCCGCCATCGACGCCATCGCGGCCCGGCACCCCTCCCAACGGGTGGCGGTCGTCTGCCACGGCGGGGTCATCAACTTTTATCTCGCCGAGGTGCTCGGCCTCGGCCAGCGCCTGTTCTTCCAACCCACCTACACCTCGATCAGCCGGGTCCTGGTGTCGCGCGCCGGCGTCCGCTCGCTCGAGACGCTCAACGAGCGTGCCCATCTGCGGGACCTCGCCTAG
- a CDS encoding SirB1 family protein, protein MQATEQFADLLRRPEEELPLDRAALLIAVHAYPDLDVDAELAVIDRIAERCFAPTLDALVRYLFVDLAFRGNRTAYYDPRNSYLNDVIHRRRGIPITLSVLTMAVGRRLGVPLAGVGMPGHFLLRDRVDPTVFVDPFAGGAFLDRAGCERAFRAVHGPDAVFDDAFLEPVGPFTVLARMLANLRVVFTARGDHAALVWVLRLRTLLPGVPTEERAELAAALAASGDFRGAARELDITAERLGGGIGEEYARRAVLLRARLN, encoded by the coding sequence GTGCAGGCCACCGAGCAGTTCGCAGACCTGCTCCGCCGCCCGGAGGAGGAGCTCCCCCTCGATCGGGCGGCATTGCTCATCGCCGTGCACGCCTACCCGGACCTCGACGTCGACGCCGAGCTGGCGGTGATCGACCGCATCGCCGAGCGCTGCTTCGCCCCGACGCTCGACGCCCTGGTCCGGTACCTGTTCGTGGACCTCGCCTTCCGGGGGAACCGGACGGCCTACTACGACCCGCGCAACTCGTACCTCAACGATGTGATCCACCGGCGGCGGGGGATCCCGATCACGCTGTCGGTGCTCACCATGGCCGTGGGGCGGCGCCTCGGCGTCCCCCTCGCCGGGGTGGGCATGCCGGGGCACTTCCTGCTGCGCGACCGGGTCGATCCGACCGTGTTCGTGGATCCCTTCGCAGGCGGCGCGTTCCTCGACCGGGCGGGTTGCGAGCGGGCGTTCCGGGCCGTGCACGGGCCGGACGCGGTCTTCGACGACGCGTTCTTGGAGCCGGTCGGGCCGTTCACCGTCTTGGCTCGGATGCTCGCCAATCTGCGGGTGGTGTTCACCGCGAGAGGCGACCATGCGGCCCTGGTGTGGGTGCTGCGCCTGCGGACCCTCCTCCCCGGCGTGCCGACCGAGGAGCGGGCCGAGCTGGCCGCCGCGCTGGCCGCGAGTGGTGATTTCCGGGGTGCAGCCCGCGAGCTGGACATCACTGCGGAGCGCCTCGGCGGTGGCATCGGAGAGGAGTACGCGCGGCGTGCGGTCCTGCTCAGGGCCCGCCTGAACTGA
- a CDS encoding acyl-CoA synthetase, which produces MYPGAHATTQPDKPAYVMASTGRVITYRELDEEANRLSQLFRAAGLRPGDHMAFCMENHPKFLAIAWGAQYAGLYYTAISSRLTSEEVEYIVNDCGAKVFITSQYKAEAAEHLVDRMPNVSVRLVLDGPLEGYEPYEEVVGRYPAEPLADRVAGKDMLYSSGTTGRPKGVKPAFPSEPIDQPTAVTGLMQLLFQADPSMVYLSPAPLYHAAPLRFTMAVHQIGGTAVIMEHFDAEEALALIERYRVTHSQWVPTMFVRMLKLPEEVRNRYDVSSMRVAIHAAAPCPVPVKRQMIEWWGPVIHEYYAATEGNGFVYCNSEDWLAHPGTVGRPLLGEVHIVGEDGEEVPVGEEGTIYFSGGNDFEYHNDPEKTAQSRNDRGWTTLGDVGRVDEDGFLYLTDRKSYMIITGGVNVYPQETENLLVTHPKVLDCAVIGVPNEDFGEEVKAVVQLADGIEPGPELEQELIAFCREHLADVKCPRSVDFVDELPRHPTGKLYKRLLRDRYWAGHESRII; this is translated from the coding sequence GTGTACCCAGGGGCCCACGCTACGACCCAACCCGACAAACCCGCCTACGTGATGGCCTCGACTGGCCGGGTGATCACCTACCGCGAACTCGACGAGGAGGCCAACCGCCTCTCGCAGCTGTTCCGGGCGGCGGGTCTGCGGCCGGGTGACCACATGGCGTTCTGCATGGAGAACCACCCGAAGTTCCTCGCCATCGCCTGGGGGGCACAGTACGCCGGCCTCTACTACACGGCAATCAGTAGCCGGCTCACGAGCGAGGAGGTGGAGTACATCGTCAACGACTGCGGCGCGAAGGTGTTCATCACCTCGCAGTACAAGGCGGAGGCGGCCGAGCACCTCGTGGACCGGATGCCGAACGTGTCGGTCCGCCTCGTGCTCGACGGCCCGCTCGAGGGCTACGAGCCCTACGAGGAGGTCGTCGGCCGGTACCCGGCCGAACCGCTCGCCGACAGGGTGGCGGGCAAGGACATGCTCTATTCCTCGGGCACCACCGGTCGCCCCAAGGGCGTGAAGCCGGCCTTCCCGTCCGAGCCGATCGACCAGCCCACGGCGGTGACCGGCCTGATGCAGCTGCTGTTCCAGGCCGACCCCTCGATGGTGTACCTGTCCCCCGCGCCGCTGTACCACGCAGCGCCGCTGCGCTTCACCATGGCCGTGCACCAGATCGGTGGCACCGCCGTGATCATGGAGCACTTCGACGCCGAGGAGGCGCTCGCCCTGATCGAGCGGTATCGCGTCACCCACAGCCAGTGGGTGCCGACGATGTTCGTGCGGATGCTCAAGCTGCCCGAGGAGGTCCGCAACCGCTACGACGTGTCGAGCATGCGGGTCGCCATCCACGCGGCCGCCCCCTGCCCGGTGCCGGTGAAGCGCCAGATGATCGAGTGGTGGGGGCCGGTCATCCACGAGTACTACGCCGCCACCGAGGGCAACGGCTTCGTCTACTGCAACAGCGAGGACTGGCTCGCCCACCCCGGCACGGTGGGCCGCCCGTTGCTCGGCGAGGTGCACATCGTCGGCGAGGACGGCGAGGAGGTCCCCGTCGGGGAGGAGGGCACGATCTACTTCAGTGGCGGCAATGACTTCGAGTACCACAACGATCCGGAGAAGACCGCGCAGTCCCGCAACGATCGGGGCTGGACCACCCTCGGCGACGTGGGGCGGGTGGACGAGGACGGTTTCCTCTACCTGACCGACCGCAAGAGCTACATGATCATCACCGGCGGGGTGAACGTGTACCCGCAGGAGACCGAGAACCTGCTCGTCACCCACCCGAAGGTCCTCGACTGCGCCGTGATCGGCGTGCCCAACGAGGACTTCGGGGAGGAGGTCAAGGCGGTGGTCCAACTGGCCGACGGGATCGAGCCCGGGCCGGAACTCGAACAGGAGCTCATCGCCTTCTGCCGCGAGCACCTCGCCGACGTGAAGTGCCCCCGTAGCGTCGACTTCGTCGACGAGCTCCCACGGCATCCGACGGGCAAGCTCTACAAGCGCCTGCTCCGCGACCGCTACTGGGCGGGCCACGAGAGCCGCATCATCTGA